A section of the Kluyveromyces lactis strain NRRL Y-1140 chromosome F complete sequence genome encodes:
- a CDS encoding uncharacterized protein (no similarity), translating into MKLLLSIYLVHVQEEPEQLQVDEVEPLHEQPEEDIVIDLFVCVLVSETYPFVEFFKLNEWVFKMLKVVSSVQRSTLRDSNCSVIYVFLVDMFPYESPV; encoded by the coding sequence ATGAAACTACTACTCTCAATCTATTTAGTGCATGTGCAGGAAGAACCTGAACAGTTACAGGTAGATGAGGTAGAGCCACTGCATGAACAACCGGAAGAAGACATTGTAATTGATTTATTTGTTTGTGTTTTAGTTTCTGAAACTTATCCGTTTGTAGAGTTTTTTAAGTTGAATGAATGGGTGTTCAAAATGCTCAAAGTAGTTTCCAGTGTGCAAAGAAGTACTTTAAGGGACTCAAATTGCTCTGTTATATACGTTTTTCTAGTAGATATGTTTCCATACGAATCACCAGTTTAA